One window of the Nocardia huaxiensis genome contains the following:
- a CDS encoding sensor histidine kinase, with protein MSVPQAVLLAVLAAVVGLAVGGLLIPYVNARQERLRAAADSGLTMSQVLDLIVLASESGIAVVDQYRDVVLVNPRAEELGIVHDRLLDERAWAAVEQVLATGVDVEFELTAKIPLPGRARLAVRGVARPLSQENPNFVVLFADDDSEQARMEATRRDFVANVSHELKTPVGAMSLLAEALLESADDPDSVRHFGERLHGEARRMGKMVTELIALSRLQGAEKLPELEAVDVDSVVTQALERSRNVAEAAGITVSTDSASGLEVLGDQTLLVTALSNLVENAIAYSSKGSHVSVSRSLRGGYVNIAVTDRGIGIAKEDQERVFERFFRADKARSRATGGTGLGLAIVKHVAANHNGEITLWSKMGTGSTFTLRIPAHPADLNGAADKRLSAGTAAAKKETGPRPLGRARTNGVEATR; from the coding sequence GTGAGCGTTCCACAGGCCGTGCTGTTGGCAGTCCTGGCGGCCGTCGTAGGACTGGCTGTCGGCGGATTGCTCATTCCGTATGTCAATGCCAGGCAGGAGCGGTTGCGGGCCGCCGCCGACTCCGGGCTGACCATGTCGCAGGTGCTCGATCTCATCGTGCTGGCCTCCGAGAGCGGCATCGCCGTGGTGGACCAGTACCGCGATGTCGTGCTGGTGAACCCGCGGGCCGAAGAGCTGGGCATCGTGCACGATCGGTTGCTGGACGAACGCGCGTGGGCGGCCGTCGAACAGGTGCTGGCCACCGGCGTCGACGTCGAGTTCGAGCTGACCGCCAAGATCCCGCTGCCCGGCCGGGCGCGGCTGGCGGTTCGCGGGGTCGCCCGGCCGCTGTCGCAGGAGAACCCGAATTTCGTGGTGCTCTTCGCCGACGACGACTCCGAGCAGGCCCGCATGGAGGCCACCCGGCGCGACTTCGTGGCCAATGTCAGCCACGAACTCAAGACTCCGGTCGGCGCCATGAGCCTGTTGGCCGAGGCGTTGCTGGAATCCGCGGACGACCCGGATTCGGTGCGGCACTTCGGTGAGCGCCTGCACGGCGAAGCCCGCCGCATGGGCAAGATGGTCACCGAGCTGATCGCGCTGTCGCGACTGCAGGGCGCGGAGAAGCTGCCCGAACTCGAGGCCGTCGACGTGGACAGCGTCGTCACCCAGGCCCTGGAGCGCTCCCGCAATGTGGCCGAGGCCGCCGGCATCACCGTCAGCACCGACTCCGCCAGCGGACTCGAGGTGCTCGGCGATCAGACCCTGCTGGTGACCGCGCTGTCGAACCTGGTCGAGAACGCCATCGCGTATTCGTCCAAGGGGTCGCATGTCTCGGTGAGCCGGTCGCTGCGCGGCGGGTACGTGAACATCGCCGTCACCGACCGCGGCATCGGCATCGCCAAGGAAGACCAGGAACGCGTCTTCGAGAGATTCTTCCGGGCCGACAAGGCGCGCTCGCGCGCCACCGGCGGTACCGGGCTCGGGCTGGCTATCGTCAAGCACGTGGCCGCCAACCACAACGGTGAGATCACCCTGTGGAGCAAGATGGGCACCGGGTCCACGTTCACGCTGCGCATCCCGGCCCACCCCGCCGACCTCAACGGTGCGGCGGACAAGAGGCTTTCCGCCGGTACTGCGGCGGCGAAGAAGGAAACCGGCCCGCGCCCCCTCGGGCGGGCCAGAACCAATGGTGTGGAGGCAACCCGATGA
- a CDS encoding response regulator transcription factor codes for MTSVLIVEDEESLADPLAFLLRKEGFEVTVVGDGPSALAEFDRSGADIVLLDLMLPGMSGTDVCKQLRARGSVPVIMVTARDSEIDKVVGLELGADDYVTKPYSSRELIARIRAVLRRGAGDEPDSNGETSVLEAGPVRMDVDRHTVQVNGKVVTLPLKEFDLLEYLLRNSGRVLTRGQLIDRVWGADYVGDTKTLDVHVKRLRSKIEADPAKPEHLVTVRGLGYKLEA; via the coding sequence ATGACGAGTGTGCTGATCGTCGAGGACGAGGAGTCGCTGGCCGATCCGCTCGCGTTCCTGCTGCGCAAGGAGGGGTTCGAGGTCACCGTGGTCGGTGACGGGCCTTCGGCGCTGGCGGAATTCGATCGCTCCGGCGCGGACATCGTGCTGCTCGACCTCATGCTGCCCGGCATGAGCGGCACCGACGTGTGCAAACAGCTGCGCGCCCGCGGCAGCGTCCCGGTCATCATGGTGACGGCGCGCGACAGCGAGATCGACAAGGTGGTCGGCCTGGAACTGGGCGCCGACGACTACGTCACCAAGCCGTACTCCTCGCGCGAGCTCATCGCGCGCATCCGCGCGGTGCTGCGCCGCGGCGCGGGCGACGAGCCCGACAGCAATGGCGAGACCAGCGTGCTGGAGGCCGGGCCCGTCCGCATGGATGTGGACCGGCACACGGTGCAGGTGAACGGCAAGGTGGTCACGTTGCCGCTCAAGGAGTTCGACCTGCTCGAGTACCTGCTGCGCAACTCCGGTCGCGTGCTCACCCGCGGGCAGCTCATCGACCGCGTCTGGGGCGCCGACTACGTGGGCGACACCAAGACCCTGGACGTGCACGTCAAGCGCCTGCGCTCCAAGATCGAAGCCGACCCGGCCAAGCCGGAGCACCTGGTGACGGTCCGCGGCCTGGGCTACAAGCTCGAGGCCTGA
- a CDS encoding Ppx/GppA phosphatase family protein: MRLGVLDVGSNTVHLLVVDAHRGGHPMPMSSTKAALRLSENMDDHGRITPAGETRLIATVSEFASIAKTSGCVELMAFATSALREARNSEQVLTRVRAETGVNLQVLSGTDEAASTFLAVRRWYGWSAGRILNLDIGGGSLEMSNGADEVPDVALSLQLGAGRLTRDWLKHDPPGKRRVAVLRDWLDAELVVPSKQLLEAGRPDLAVGTSKTFRSLARLTGAAPSVAGPRVRRTLTSSGLRQLIAFISRMTAADRAELEGVSSDRSQQLVAGALVAEASMRALSLDTLEICPWALREGLILRKLDTDLDSEPLAGRPDGDGLPGPIETVSR, translated from the coding sequence GTGCGGCTCGGTGTACTCGATGTGGGAAGCAATACCGTCCACCTGCTCGTGGTGGACGCGCATCGTGGTGGCCACCCGATGCCCATGAGCTCGACGAAGGCCGCGCTGCGCCTGTCGGAGAACATGGACGACCACGGCCGGATCACGCCCGCGGGCGAGACCAGACTGATCGCGACTGTGTCCGAATTCGCAAGTATCGCAAAGACATCCGGATGCGTGGAATTGATGGCCTTCGCCACCTCCGCGCTGCGCGAGGCCCGCAATTCCGAGCAGGTGCTGACGCGGGTGCGCGCGGAAACCGGGGTGAACCTGCAGGTGCTGTCCGGCACCGACGAGGCCGCCAGCACCTTTCTCGCGGTGCGCCGCTGGTACGGCTGGAGCGCGGGCCGCATTCTCAATCTGGATATCGGCGGCGGTTCGCTCGAGATGAGCAATGGCGCCGACGAGGTGCCGGATGTGGCGCTGTCGCTGCAACTGGGCGCGGGCCGGCTCACCCGGGACTGGCTCAAGCACGATCCGCCGGGCAAGCGCCGGGTGGCGGTGCTGCGCGACTGGCTCGACGCCGAGCTGGTGGTGCCGTCCAAGCAACTGCTGGAAGCGGGCAGACCGGACCTCGCGGTGGGCACCTCCAAAACCTTCCGGTCGCTTGCCCGATTGACCGGTGCGGCCCCCTCGGTTGCGGGCCCGCGAGTTCGGCGTACTCTCACCAGTTCCGGCCTGCGGCAGTTGATCGCGTTCATCTCGCGTATGACGGCCGCCGACCGTGCAGAATTGGAAGGCGTGAGTTCCGATCGGTCGCAGCAACTGGTGGCCGGCGCGCTCGTCGCGGAGGCGAGTATGCGGGCATTGTCCCTGGACACGCTCGAAATCTGTCCGTGGGCACTGCGGGAGGGATTGATCCTGCGAAAACTTGATACCGACCTGGACAGCGAACCGTTGGCGGGTCGTCCCGATGGGGACGGTCTGCCGGGACCGATCGAAACGGTGTCTCGATGA